One region of Acropora muricata isolate sample 2 chromosome 13, ASM3666990v1, whole genome shotgun sequence genomic DNA includes:
- the LOC136895511 gene encoding uncharacterized protein has product MQTNILQMVEVMEGSGVLNSGTLINGLTAQPLSLGLDISMLLSIYSFLKKPLTPIIIDALIGKVCSKFSKESPLPSQIIQKINMKCVEARRPQRVREQRLE; this is encoded by the exons ATGCAGACCAACATACTCCAG ATGGTAGAAGTCATGGAGGGGTCAGGGGTCTTGAATTCTGGTACCCTCATCAACGGGCTTACTGCTCAGCCTTTAAGTCTTGGTCTGGATATATCAATGCTGCTGTCGATATATTCTTTTCTAAAGAAACCCTTGACACCCATCATAATTGATGCCCTTATTG GTAAAGTCTGTTCAAAGTTTTCGAAGGAGTCTCCTCTGCCGAGTCAAATAATTCAAAAGATCAACATGAAATGTGTGGAGGCAAGAAGACCCCAGAGAGTACGAGAGCAAAGACTGGAATGa